A stretch of DNA from Fervidobacterium thailandense:
CGGAAAGTCAGTACTGTTCATTGATGATCCTCCGCTGGATCAACGATAGGGTTAGAATAACCGCAAAGAGTATGACCGCAAGTGCGGAGGCATAGCCCATCTTCCCATACTCGAACGCATTTTTGTAGATATAGTAGGAGATCGTTATGTTCCTCAAGTTTCTGACCAGGAAGTAGATCTGATCAAAGACCTGCATGCATCCGATAGTTCCCATGATGGAAACGAACACAATTTGCGGTCTTAACAGTGGCAGCGTGATTTTCCAGAACATCTGGAAACTGTTAGCACCATCGATTTTCGCGGCCTCGTAGATACTTGATGGTATATCCTGGAGCCCCGCCAGAAATGTCACCATGAAGTACCCAGCCGTTGACCAAATATTCATAGCCATAATCGCAAAAAGTGCTATACCAGGTTCGTTCAGGTAATCTATCGGTTGAAAACCAAAGCGTCCGAAAAGTGCTACCAGGATCTTGTTGAGCACCCCCGGTTTAGAGTAAAGTAACATGAAGACCATCGACAACGCCGCCGAAGAAGTAATGGCTGGAAGGAAGAATACCGCCTTAAAAAAGCCCACGCCTTTAATTTTCGAATTCGCGGCAACCGCGAGGATTATAGCCAACAGCGTTTGAATCGGAACAACGATCAATGAGTACAGAAACGCGTTCCAGAAAGACGTGTAGAAGAGTTTATCCTTGAAGATATCCCTGAAATTTTGCAAGCCAACGAACTTGGGTACGTATTTTGAAAACTTGTGTCCGAAATCCCTCATGTATCTCTTCATAAAGTCCGAAACTTTTATCTGTTTTGGAAGCTTTCCTTCACGAAAATCGCTTACTAAACTTGCTGAATCGAAGTACTGTCTCACGAGTTCCTTCTCCGAGTCATCGAGGTTGACACCGAGATCCAGTTGAACAAATTGAACGGGGTCGAAATTCTGAAGTATATCGTCGAGAGTGTAGTTTTTCGCTTCTTCGCGTAAGATGCCCGTGTGCAATTCCAAAGCTTCGTACGGGTCAACAACGTAAAGGAACTTCCTTGCCTCGAGTGGCTGATAGTCGGTCAGACTGTAGTAAAAAGCCGCGAAAATGGGATAAATAGCAAATACAAGCACGCTGATTATTACTGGAGCTGCAAACAGGTAACCCACTATCGCTTCCTTAGTACGGTACTTCAGCCTCAGACCTTTCATAAAATCGCCTCCAAACGGCTTTTTGCACTCCAGAAACGCGAATTACGTTAGTGTATTTTATTTGAAGTAAAGTTAATGGGAGGCTTGCGCCTCCCATTGAGTGCAAGCTCGATTACTTCCTGACCCAGTTGTTGTAGTTATCCTCGATAATCTTTATTGCCTGGTCGACTGTCAACTTGCCAGCAAAGAGATCTTTGAGCAACGAACCAATCTGGTCGTTCGCTATAGAGAATATACCGCTTGGTGTCGGGACTCTCCAAGGCACTCCGTACTCCGCGCCCTTATAGAACACCTGTTTGATTGGATCTTTGTCCTGAGCGGCGATCGATTTTCTTGAAGCGAGTACCCCAGCTCCTTCGACAAATATCCTCTGACCTTCGGTTACGAGGAACTTCAAAACTTCCCAACCGGCATCCTTGTTCGGCGTTGCCCTGTTGATGGACCACGCAACGGTGTAGATCATCGTAGCCTTCTTAATTCCCTTCGGCATTTCTACAATTCCCATCTTCTTGAAGGTATCAGGGAAAGAACCTCTCATAAATCCTATCGTCCATGGACCTTCCATTGCCACAGCACACTTTTCCGTTGCCAACGCCTCACCGAGCCATCCGGAACCAAGAGCCGATGGTTCTTTCGCAACTTTGTACTTTGTCACAAGGTCAACGTAGAACTGTATTGCTTTTTTCGAATTCGGTTCACCCAACGCTGTTGAGAGGTCCGGTTTGACGAGCCTACCTCCGAAGCTGATGATGAACGGGATGATCCTGTTGAAATCTGGCGCCAGTGCAAGTGGTGTTTCAAAACCTGCCGCTTTCAGTTGTTGAAGTTTTTTCAGGAACGAGTCCCAAGTTTCGTCGTTAGTTAAGTAAGGAACCCTGTACTTGTCGAAGATCTCCTTGTTGAACCAGAGAGCCAACGTGGAGAAGTCTTTCGCGATACCGTACAGCCTGTTCTGGTATTTGAAAGCATCGATCAACGATGGGTAAAAATCGTTCAAATCAAAGTTGTCCCTCTTTACGTAAGTATCGAGTGGCAGTAGAACGTTTGCCCGTGCCAGTTCTTCGAAGACGTAAACATCGACGTAGAAAAGATCGGGACCTGTACCACCAGAGAGTCTTGTCATGAGCACCTGTTTGTAGTCTCCAGCTATCGGTTCCCAAACGACTTCGATACCTTTCTGCTTGCCAATAGTGTTGTTGAAAGTGTCCACCGCTCGCTTGATGGTCGCCTCCTCCACGGGGTTCCCAGGCCATCCGGAGACCGTAATCCTCACCGCCGCAAATAGTCCTACAACCACCCAAACCGCGAGAAAAACAGCCAGTAACTTCCTCATAAACTCAACCTCCCTTCACGCGCGTGCTTTCCTTAACATGAAACGTTTGGTAGAACGAACCACAAGTTCCGTAACGATAATTTCCGATCCGACGGGTTCTCCCAAACTCACCTTGTGTAGCTTCTCCGCCGCCTTTTCGCCGACAAGCTCTATGTGTTGATCAACGGTCGTAATCCCGGCAATCTCCGATAACAGTATGTTGTCAAATCCCACGATAGGAACATCCAATCCGTTTCTCTCGCAAAATCTCAACGCCGCGTAGGCCATGACATCCGACGTGCAGAAGATTCCCTCTATTCTACCCACGTAAGTTTCCAGAATATCGCGAACATTCCGTTCTTCGTAAAAAGCGTACTCATAGACTATAGATATGCCACTCCCCTCAAGTGCGTCACTAAAGCCTTTCCTACGATCCCGTTCAAATGGCAGGTTCGGATCCCCACCAATGAAAATGACACTTCCAACTCCCAACTCCAAAAAGTGCTCTCCAGCCTGTCTTCCACCAAGGTAACCGTCGGAATCAACGTACACAAAATCGTTTTTGTTATTTCTTCCAACGCACACAAAAGGAAATCCGTAGTATTTCAAAAGCTCAACCCTTTCGTCGTCATCTTTTAAATCCATGAGAATGACTCCATCGATGAGCCGAGACTTCACTAACTTGGTGTAGTACGCGCGTACATCCCCGCTGGTGAGAACGTCGACAACAAGCTTTAAACCGTGTTCCGAAAAGTACTTCACCGCACCACGCAGAAATTTCGATACGTAGGAATCCTCAAATACCCTTTCAACAGTGCTCATAACGGTGAGTGCGTATATACCGGTCCGCTTTTCCCTGAGAGACTTAGCAACGCTGTGCGGTGTGTAATTGTACTCTTTAGCTATCCGAAGGATCCTTTCCCGTGTTTCTTCTTTGACCTTTTCAGGTTCGTTGAACACCCTCGATACGGTCGCAACGGAAACTCCACAAATCTTCGCAAATTCCTTGATCGTCAACGCCAACACCTCGACAACGGATATGTAATGTAATCGATTACATTCAATAGTGAGTTTACCACCTTGCCTACCATACTTCCAAACTCTAAAAAAGACCATTACGGACTCTTATTGGTTTCGCTCTAATCTATTCTTCGCGTTGCTTTGCTTTCCTAAAATTTATGTAATCGATTACATTACAAAACGGAAGTCCAGGCCGTCAGTTTTAAAGCGTACTTGGAACGTGGTTGTACGGACTTCAACGGTTCATCTTGTTATGCTATAATTATTTTTGCAACGATAGCTTTGAGAGGCGGTTTACGTGGAGACGATCAGAAGAGCGGAGCCTTCGGATGCTGATGTAGTCGCAAGTTTAGTTCTCGAGACTGGGCAGAGGTTTTTGCCGCTTATATTCGGACCACATGTGAAGTTGATACTTGGAAAACTTATACGTATACCGGGCACGATACTCTACATCGACAACATCTACGTTTTGGAGGGAGAGGACCGTAAGGTCGTCGGTGCCATTGTAGCCTTTCCGGGCAAGACGATACGGAAGCGGTCCTTTAAAACGATGCTTACACTCTTCAGGATAATGGGTTTTGAGCTTTTTAAGAGACTTCCAAATATGATCCTGATTCTTTCAAGAAATAAAGTTAGGAACGACGAATTTTATATCTCGAACATCGCGGTCGATAAATCACATAGGGGGAAGGGGTTCGGAAGCAAGTTGATGAAATTTGCCGAAAAATTAGCCTCGAATGTTGGAGCCAAGAGAATCGTGCTCGATGTTGAAAATACCAACATAAATGCGATAGAACTTTATAAGAAGTTAGGTTACCGTGGCGTCACGACAAAGCGGGTTTATATTAAGGGTCAGAGGTTTGTCTTCATTCGAATGGTTAAGGATGTTAAAAAGGAAACGGAGAAATCTTAATTTTCATAATTTTGATTCCGGAGGCTGGAAGTTGATGGGGGATTCGAAACGAGAATTGAGAAAAGAAATGGTTGAAACGTGTCCAGGTTGTGGTGCAAAAATCCAGTTTGAGCACCCCGGTAAGCCTGGTTTTATTCCACAGGATGTTTACCAGCGCAAATTGGACGCCGGTGAGGAAATCGTCTGCCAGAGATGCTTCAGGCTCAAGAATTACAAGATTCTCACGAGTGAAGCGGACGAAGAAGAGATTCAAAGGTTTTTAAGTGTCGCAATACGCGATTTCGAGAAGTTCGTTTACGTTTTCGACGTTTTCGATTTTGAAGGCACTTTTAGACCGGAGATTGTAAAGTTACTCGAACGCCAGGAAGTTGTGTTTGTCGCAAATAAGTTCGATACGCTGCCAAAGACGGTAAGTGGTTCACAACTGAAAAGCTGGCTTTTGGAAGTGATTGGTAAGAGTGTGGGAATCAGACCTTCTCAAATATTCATAACGAGCACGAAAAATGGTTACGGGCTGAGTAAATTGGGAGACTTTTTGTCCGGATGGGGAGGTAAGGCTCTAATCCTCGGTGTTACGAACGTTGGGAAATCGTCTTTACTCCAGGTGATAACAAGCTCGAAGGTGACCGTTTCACCGTATCCGGGAACGACTATTGGATTGATCGAGCACAGGATCGGAACGTTGAGATTGTTCGATACTCCTGGTATAATCGTAAGTGACAGACTTATAGATTTGTTCGATCCCCAGTGTCAGGCACAGATACTCGCAAAAGGTGAAGTCTCGCGAAAGACCTTCAAACCATTCCCCGAAGAGGTTATATTCGTCGGAGGACTTGTGAAGATTCAATCTACGTTGGCCTCTCAACCCGATTTGCGCCCCATTTTCCAAATCTTTGCACCTGAACAGGTAACGTTCCATAAAACGAAAAACCCGGAATTCATCAACCATCCGGAAAAGCACTTTGGAAGACTACTCATACCCCCGTGCGGTCGGTTCGACGTTTCAAGGTTGAACTTCAAGCAGGTCGAAATAATCGTAAAAGAGGAAGAAGAGCTCAGCATCCCTGGACTCTGCTGGATAAACGTAAAAAGGGGGCCTGTTCGCTTTACCTTGAACGTACCGGAAAACGTTGAACCAAAGGTGAGACCGGCTTTAATGAAACCGAAAAGGAAAGTTTAGTGGAAGAAACAGAAAATCCCGACGAAATTTCAGAGAGGAGGAGTAAGATATATGGTGAAGAAACCGTTTCCGATCGTAGTTGGAGTGAGCAACAGGCACGTACACCTTTCGAGGGAGGATGTCGAAATACTCTTCGGTAAGGATTACCAGCTGACACCCATAAAGGACCTCGGTCAACCGGGACAGTTCGCTTGCCAGGAGACGGTAACTATTGTTGGACCGAAAGGTTCTATCGAAAACGTTAGGGTGCTGGGTCCGGAAAGAAAGGAAACGCAAGTTGAAATATCTCTCACGGATGCTTACAGGCTCGGTTTGAATCCACCGGTAAGGGACAGTGGAGATCTGGAAGGAACACCGGGGATAACGATAATCGGTCCCAAGGGACAAGTCACAAAGGATAGGGGAGTAATCATTGCAAAAAGGCATATACACATGCACACAAGTGATGCCGAAAAGTTCGGAGTTAAGGACAAAGATATCGTGAAAGTGATCGTCGAAAAAGGTGATAGGAAGCTCATTTTCGATGACGTGCTCATTAGGGTCAGTGACAAATTTGCTCTCGAATTCCACGTAGATACGGACGAAGCGAACGCAGCGTTGTTAAAGACTGGGGATATTGTTTACATCGTGGACTTTTAAGCGATATTTAATTAACTTTGCCCGAGGTGAACACACCAAATGGTAGTAAAATACGACTACAAGGTTTACGAGTTTAGCGAATCAATGAGAGGATACGAATTGTTGAAAAGGCTCGGTTTGAATCCGGAGGAGCACCTTATAATAGTCGACGGTGAACTCTACACGGAGGATAGGGTCATAAAGAAAGACAAGGAAGTTCAAATTGTTAAGGTCACAAGTAGTGGTTAAATTTTCCGTTGTTTTTCAAAAACAATTGTTCTGAGTACCACAAAAGGCTGTATCCAGGAGGTTACCAGGTTGCATCAGACTTTTGTTTACATTTTTCTCCTGAGTCTATCTATATTTCTCAACGTAGTGTTGGTTAGAAAGCTCATCTTACTCGGGCTTGAGAAGAAGAGGCTGGCATCGATCCTACTGAAATTCAAAGACCTCTCGTCAAGGTTTAGGGATATCGTCGTTCAGAGAGAAGAAGTCTTTTTGAGGACGGTGCTGAGCCTATCTAAGAACTTCATTGACGATGTAAAGAACGCGTATCTAGTTTACTTTCAAGGTGAAAAAGGTAAGGTAATAAGTCTTGAGGAGCCTTCAGCCGAAGTTGAGGTTTTTGTAAGGAAAGAGGACTTCAATTACGTTCCAGAAAGGGTCCACGTTATCGGCGGCCGGGATACCGTGAAAGTGCTCTCAAAACTTAAGCCTTCACTCTTTGTTCAAGCCGAGCTGGACAACATGAGCAATGGACATTCGAAGTACCTTGCCGTGTCTGACATACAGGTTGGCGGGGAGTTGAAAGCAAAATTGTTTCTGATTCGTGAACGTTCTTTCGACAAAGAAGAAATCGATCTTCTCAAAAGTCTATCGAGTTTGATAACATCCTTCGTGGCAACCCACAACTACATCAGTGCCCAAGGCAGATTTCAAAAAGACATGATCCTAACTATGACCCGCATTCTCGAGTACCACGACAAGTACACAAAAGGACACTCGAAAAACGTCGCAGCGGTTGCTTCACTCATCGCGGAACGCCTCGGGCTGAGTGACGAAATGATTAGGAAAACTTACTGGGCCTCACTGCTTCACGATATCGGAAAGATAGTGATTCCGTCGCATATACTGAATAAGGAAGGAAAACTGACGATCGAAGAGTTCGAGGTCATCAAAAAGCATCCAGTTTATGGCCATGATTTCTTGACTACCTCCGAGGATTTGAAAGAACTTGCAAAGTACGTACTGCACCATCATGAGCGGTGGGATGGTAAAGGGTACCCAATGGGACTTTCCGGAGAGGATATACCACTGATCTCCAGGATCATATCGGTCGCCGACGCTTACGATGCGATGAGAAGTGACAGACCGTACCGAAGGGGATTACCACTTGAGGTTATTAGAAAAGAACTGATCGAGCATGCGGGAATGCAATTCGATCCTGAGATCGCAAAAGTTTTTGTAAAAATGATTGACAACGGAGAGGTAAAAAATTAACAGTTAAAGGGGGAGTAGTATGCTTAAGTTCACAGTTCAGAAGTCCGAACTGGAAGAAAAAATCTCGATAGCCTCGTCGGCAATAGGTTCTAGAACGGTTGATCCAATACTTCAATGTTTACTCTTCAAACCCGTTGGTGGAGTGTTGAGAATCCAGGCAACCGACCTTCAAACGTCCGTTATCGCAAATGTCAAGATCGGTGAATACGAAGGTAACGACGCGTTTGCGGTGGATGCTGATCTGATAGACGATATAGTTAAAAACCTACCTGAAGATGAGGTCCTTTTCGAGTATTCAAATGGTAAACTGACTATCAGGAGTGGTAAGTCCAAGTACAATCTATCCACAGTTTCCGAAGTTGAGAGGTTCCCATCGATCGAGTATGACGAAAGTGGAATAACGTTCTCGATAGACACCTCTATCCTCGAGGAAATGTTCGACAGGGTGAGCTTCTGTGCATCGAACGAAAGTGCGATGAGAGCACTCAACGGTGTTTACTTCGAAGCTCACGGCGGATTTCTGAGGTTGGTGGCAAGTGATGGGTATCGTCTTGCCTTGGCCGAACAGAAGTTAACTATCGACAGTGAGTTCGATTTCATACTGGCCCTCAAGAGTGTTCGTGAGATTGAAAAACTTCTTTCTTCCACCACCGAACCGGAGATCAAGATCACGTTTGATCACTCCACGGTGTCCTTCAACGCTGGTGACATTACGACCGTTGTGAGAGTGGTTGAAGAAACGTTCCCGGACTATAAACGTGTTTTGCCAAAAGCTTTTAAGACGCGTGTGATTTTGAACTCCGACGATTTTGCCGAAGCTCTCAAGAGGGTTATGGTCATAGCCAAGCGCGGTAACGAAAAGGTACAGCTGAAAATCACCGACGATGTGATGGAACTTTCAAGCCAAAGCTCCGAGTACGGTGAAGCGGTGGAGTCGATCCCAATTACAAAGGATGGAGAGGATTTGGTTGTGAACTTCAATCCAAAGTTCCTGAGTGAGGCGATTAAACATATCGATGAAAAAGAAATAGAGTTCAACTTCGTCGATAACCTCAGTCCTCTCCAAATAAACCCACGTAACGTGGAGGGATATTTATACATTGTGCTGCCGGTGCGTGCATGAGTTTAAGTGGGAGGCACTGAGGCTTGTTAAAACTATATAAAGTTGAGACCATAAGAAAAGGATTCACACTTATTGAGTTGCTTATTGTAATGTCCATTATCGGTGCCCTTTTGGCGGTCGCTGTTCCGTCCGGCCTGAACGCGGTTGCTCAGGCCAAGGCTGTGAATGTTGCAAGTAATTTCCGAACCTTACACCAGGTTGTAATGCAAATGCTAATGCTCGAACAAAACCCCCCGACAAGCGGTGATATCTTACAGTACCTGTTAGAAAAAGGTTATATCTCAACTAAACCGGCAGGGTTCACAATAACTTACAGTGGTTCGGATCGAGCTTACCTGATCACATACCAAAGTCAAGACGTGAGTCCCAGTAAAGTTCTCGGACTTTATGGACCGATAAAGCTTGAAGGTGGGTACCTTGTCGTAAGGGTGGTCACGCAATGAACGGAACGTTCACGCTGGAGTTGAAGGAAATATCCAAGCACGTGAGGATAAATGGCACGGTGAACGTAGTGCTCAGTAATGTTTCTTGTTCTCTCAGCGGTAAACAAGTGGTGGGACTGATAGGCGAAAATGGGAGCGGCAAAAGTTCCCTGCTGAAGATCATAGCAACAGTGCTCAAACCAACAACAGGGAGTGTATTCTACAACGGTGAAAATGTCCTAAAAATTCTTGACCGATATCGCTTCCTTGTTTCCTACGTTTCCGAGTTGAACAAATTCATTGACGAACTGACTGTTCGCGAAAATCTGGAGTACTACTCTCTGCTATACAAGTCCACCATCAATCTACGCGATGTCGTGAAAAAAGTGGCATTGGAAAACGTGGTTGCAAAAAAGCCCGGACAACTCTCGAAAGGTTATAGGCAAAGACTTGCAATAGCCGTGGGGCTGTTGAAAGACTCGAAAATTTT
This window harbors:
- a CDS encoding carbohydrate ABC transporter permease; this encodes MKGLRLKYRTKEAIVGYLFAAPVIISVLVFAIYPIFAAFYYSLTDYQPLEARKFLYVVDPYEALELHTGILREEAKNYTLDDILQNFDPVQFVQLDLGVNLDDSEKELVRQYFDSASLVSDFREGKLPKQIKVSDFMKRYMRDFGHKFSKYVPKFVGLQNFRDIFKDKLFYTSFWNAFLYSLIVVPIQTLLAIILAVAANSKIKGVGFFKAVFFLPAITSSAALSMVFMLLYSKPGVLNKILVALFGRFGFQPIDYLNEPGIALFAIMAMNIWSTAGYFMVTFLAGLQDIPSSIYEAAKIDGANSFQMFWKITLPLLRPQIVFVSIMGTIGCMQVFDQIYFLVRNLRNITISYYIYKNAFEYGKMGYASALAVILFAVILTLSLIQRRIINEQY
- a CDS encoding ABC transporter substrate-binding protein, which gives rise to MRKLLAVFLAVWVVVGLFAAVRITVSGWPGNPVEEATIKRAVDTFNNTIGKQKGIEVVWEPIAGDYKQVLMTRLSGGTGPDLFYVDVYVFEELARANVLLPLDTYVKRDNFDLNDFYPSLIDAFKYQNRLYGIAKDFSTLALWFNKEIFDKYRVPYLTNDETWDSFLKKLQQLKAAGFETPLALAPDFNRIIPFIISFGGRLVKPDLSTALGEPNSKKAIQFYVDLVTKYKVAKEPSALGSGWLGEALATEKCAVAMEGPWTIGFMRGSFPDTFKKMGIVEMPKGIKKATMIYTVAWSINRATPNKDAGWEVLKFLVTEGQRIFVEGAGVLASRKSIAAQDKDPIKQVFYKGAEYGVPWRVPTPSGIFSIANDQIGSLLKDLFAGKLTVDQAIKIIEDNYNNWVRK
- a CDS encoding LacI family DNA-binding transcriptional regulator encodes the protein MVFFRVWKYGRQGGKLTIECNRLHYISVVEVLALTIKEFAKICGVSVATVSRVFNEPEKVKEETRERILRIAKEYNYTPHSVAKSLREKRTGIYALTVMSTVERVFEDSYVSKFLRGAVKYFSEHGLKLVVDVLTSGDVRAYYTKLVKSRLIDGVILMDLKDDDERVELLKYYGFPFVCVGRNNKNDFVYVDSDGYLGGRQAGEHFLELGVGSVIFIGGDPNLPFERDRRKGFSDALEGSGISIVYEYAFYEERNVRDILETYVGRIEGIFCTSDVMAYAALRFCERNGLDVPIVGFDNILLSEIAGITTVDQHIELVGEKAAEKLHKVSLGEPVGSEIIVTELVVRSTKRFMLRKARA
- a CDS encoding GNAT family N-acetyltransferase, giving the protein METIRRAEPSDADVVASLVLETGQRFLPLIFGPHVKLILGKLIRIPGTILYIDNIYVLEGEDRKVVGAIVAFPGKTIRKRSFKTMLTLFRIMGFELFKRLPNMILILSRNKVRNDEFYISNIAVDKSHRGKGFGSKLMKFAEKLASNVGAKRIVLDVENTNINAIELYKKLGYRGVTTKRVYIKGQRFVFIRMVKDVKKETEKS
- a CDS encoding GTPase encodes the protein MGDSKRELRKEMVETCPGCGAKIQFEHPGKPGFIPQDVYQRKLDAGEEIVCQRCFRLKNYKILTSEADEEEIQRFLSVAIRDFEKFVYVFDVFDFEGTFRPEIVKLLERQEVVFVANKFDTLPKTVSGSQLKSWLLEVIGKSVGIRPSQIFITSTKNGYGLSKLGDFLSGWGGKALILGVTNVGKSSLLQVITSSKVTVSPYPGTTIGLIEHRIGTLRLFDTPGIIVSDRLIDLFDPQCQAQILAKGEVSRKTFKPFPEEVIFVGGLVKIQSTLASQPDLRPIFQIFAPEQVTFHKTKNPEFINHPEKHFGRLLIPPCGRFDVSRLNFKQVEIIVKEEEELSIPGLCWINVKRGPVRFTLNVPENVEPKVRPALMKPKRKV
- the pduL gene encoding phosphate propanoyltransferase, producing the protein MVKKPFPIVVGVSNRHVHLSREDVEILFGKDYQLTPIKDLGQPGQFACQETVTIVGPKGSIENVRVLGPERKETQVEISLTDAYRLGLNPPVRDSGDLEGTPGITIIGPKGQVTKDRGVIIAKRHIHMHTSDAEKFGVKDKDIVKVIVEKGDRKLIFDDVLIRVSDKFALEFHVDTDEANAALLKTGDIVYIVDF
- a CDS encoding sulfur transfer protein involved in thiamine biosynthesis, coding for MVVKYDYKVYEFSESMRGYELLKRLGLNPEEHLIIVDGELYTEDRVIKKDKEVQIVKVTSSG
- a CDS encoding HD-GYP domain-containing protein, with product MHQTFVYIFLLSLSIFLNVVLVRKLILLGLEKKRLASILLKFKDLSSRFRDIVVQREEVFLRTVLSLSKNFIDDVKNAYLVYFQGEKGKVISLEEPSAEVEVFVRKEDFNYVPERVHVIGGRDTVKVLSKLKPSLFVQAELDNMSNGHSKYLAVSDIQVGGELKAKLFLIRERSFDKEEIDLLKSLSSLITSFVATHNYISAQGRFQKDMILTMTRILEYHDKYTKGHSKNVAAVASLIAERLGLSDEMIRKTYWASLLHDIGKIVIPSHILNKEGKLTIEEFEVIKKHPVYGHDFLTTSEDLKELAKYVLHHHERWDGKGYPMGLSGEDIPLISRIISVADAYDAMRSDRPYRRGLPLEVIRKELIEHAGMQFDPEIAKVFVKMIDNGEVKN
- the dnaN gene encoding DNA polymerase III subunit beta, whose translation is MLKFTVQKSELEEKISIASSAIGSRTVDPILQCLLFKPVGGVLRIQATDLQTSVIANVKIGEYEGNDAFAVDADLIDDIVKNLPEDEVLFEYSNGKLTIRSGKSKYNLSTVSEVERFPSIEYDESGITFSIDTSILEEMFDRVSFCASNESAMRALNGVYFEAHGGFLRLVASDGYRLALAEQKLTIDSEFDFILALKSVREIEKLLSSTTEPEIKITFDHSTVSFNAGDITTVVRVVEETFPDYKRVLPKAFKTRVILNSDDFAEALKRVMVIAKRGNEKVQLKITDDVMELSSQSSEYGEAVESIPITKDGEDLVVNFNPKFLSEAIKHIDEKEIEFNFVDNLSPLQINPRNVEGYLYIVLPVRA
- a CDS encoding type II secretion system protein gives rise to the protein MLKLYKVETIRKGFTLIELLIVMSIIGALLAVAVPSGLNAVAQAKAVNVASNFRTLHQVVMQMLMLEQNPPTSGDILQYLLEKGYISTKPAGFTITYSGSDRAYLITYQSQDVSPSKVLGLYGPIKLEGGYLVVRVVTQ
- a CDS encoding ABC transporter ATP-binding protein; the encoded protein is MNGTFTLELKEISKHVRINGTVNVVLSNVSCSLSGKQVVGLIGENGSGKSSLLKIIATVLKPTTGSVFYNGENVLKILDRYRFLVSYVSELNKFIDELTVRENLEYYSLLYKSTINLRDVVKKVALENVVAKKPGQLSKGYRQRLAIAVGLLKDSKIFLLDEPAEGLDTETKQIVKGIVNELKTKGALVIYVTHDDDELEDVCDAIIMLKSGRVSFFGTVDDFWRKYGKYYRTVYTEPGEGVKRNRIVSVEELNDLMKTHNITHIRPLGLREIVNLQFENGKEGVKLDSER